In the Glycine max cultivar Williams 82 chromosome 6, Glycine_max_v4.0, whole genome shotgun sequence genome, TGGTTGAAACCAAAGGCGTCAAGGTGACGCTCCATTTCAAAGATTTTCGAGATGAAAGAGGATGTTGAAGAGGAGAAGCTGCCGCCAGAGATCAAATGGTGTTGAAACTTTTGTCATTTAACGCCAAAGAGGTTTCGATTACGGTTACGAAGTTTTGGTGGCTCTCAGAGCGGCTCAAGGCCTTGAGATCCAACATAATTTCCTTTGTTTCAGTGAAATTTGTTGGAGGAAACTCGAATTCCACAAATGAGGAGAAGGAATTGAAGATGCTTTGTCTTGTTTGTATGGTTTTCAGCACCGCAATGGTGACCGTGGCGAATGCGCACATAGACGATTGTCTGGTAATGGCAATAAAGAAGAATGAGTTGTGACTGgaacaaaaattaatgacatGAACGCCTGTGCCTACGTGTTTAGTGACTAGGCGTGATGACGTGACATTCCGTCTGACACACCATCACTTAACGGATGCAGACTAATGGTGAGTAGTAAAATGAAACACAAAAATTTGTTAGGTATGTGGGTAAAAGAAATGAATGTTAGGTAGTAATCTTAAAACGagctatatatataagtatttgttttagtataataatatgttttaaatttatttgtttttcatttaatttattgttttgttttaattttttaacggATACTTATGAATATTTGTAAACATACGCACACTCATGCACACacacgcatatatatatatatatatatatagatatataatgacatttcaaatatattaaaaattggtaAATTATAAACTTAAAATTAGCATGCACAAGTTATTAAACTCgggggaaaaaaatatttctgtcTAATTCAAAGAcaactttaatgataaaaaccagaaaaaaaatatatacaaatctTGCTTTGAGTTATTTTACAAGAATAAgatgatttaaaatatataattattgtcagAGCATATTTGGCGGCTGACCTTTGGATTTTAGTTTGAGTAATCATAAATCCAAATGATACaccttttaaataatttgacaattggaatgaaacaaaatttaaaatcaaacaatAACAAACGTGtgcaataaaacaaaaagaaaaaagagacaaagaaaaacataaatttattggTTTGGAAGATgtaaatgagtttttttaaagagaataatcagaattatatttaaaagttattcaaaaaattataaaattatcttaaaaatataaatatgctaaaaatttaaatttacaggtAGACTAATTTGATTCacctaaaaaaattgaattttcattttttataaatttaactttacttagtataaaatttgttttaaaagtacaaaaaaatcACCTCATGATCAATTATTACCACAAAGTTGATCTTTTACCCATACAAACAAAATTATCatgagattttaatttttccaaATCATTGAATAACAATTAATcataagaatataattttttattcaataaaactcatcataatcattcatgtattcatttgattgtgattatattaataatattcttttaacatggatatatattatttttatcttaatattaACGTTAATAGACACCACAAAACAGAGGAATCCTTATTATGATGATACGAAGCAAAGGTAGGGTGTGATGTCAAAATagattattatttgtttgaacTTTATGAAAATCTACAAAAGAAAAAGCAGATCATCCTATCAACCCCTCACCTACTTATCGTATTGGACCCCATTGATAAGCCCTCTTTCTTCTACCacctttattttttcctttaaaatctTAGCGTACACCCACTTCGTGCATCTCTCTTATCTCATCCTTGTCTTTATCCTTTTAGCAAAAAGTCTCTTGTGAATTTCAAAAAGTGAAATATTAGTaacaattttgtatttatttatttttaataatttttttaaataaatattattataattatttaattaaatattataaatttatgtatatatttcttattatttaattcattgttAGTTATGCTCataattatatatcttttatttaatattaattaacaataaaaaaatgtattaaaaaatactattaacacttttaagaataaaataatatatatatatttatgattagtaggaaaataaaatttgtagaaaaataaaatctgatTTTGAGGAAACAAAATATCTTCTTAATTTAAGACACAGATTTAACTCAATAATCCCTTTGTATTTTCCTATCTTAACAACACTCATctatatgataataataataacaaagtaTCACATGGTGATTTAATtccaaataacaataataaaaaaataaaaaataattaatcctaataataataataataattttgattaaaaaactgTCAAAAGAATcgaccaataataataataattttataactattataaaaaataaataaatcttttttcttcaattaaaacaactattttatattttaaaataattatttattatttatactcTTTAATTGATAACAATTACTTTGTTATTACATTTCAACTCCATATAAAAAATCTTTCCACTAAgtgcaaataaaatataattccaaaaataaaaaatgtagatGAAAAGGTACAACAATGTTGGTCTTTTAATATTGtaattgtaaattaattaaatatcatcatGCATGTTTATGTTTTCGTCCAGACTAAAACAGTCACTTTTTTTAAGTAATGAGACCAAAACAATCTGTTTATGcctaaaaaaaatctgtttatTTTGACACAAAATATACTTAACATAATTTGTGGTTAGTTATTTGAGTGTAAGACTTTTCCCACTTATGAATAGAGATTACATACAATATCTAAATctaacaataataatgataatgaaaagaaatgaaGGGGGAAACAAGGCAAAAGTGATAGGAGagggaaaatgtaaaaaaaaaacacacacttgGCTTGATTTCACAGTATATAAACCCAGAGTCTCTCTCCTTCCTTTTCGTATTCATAACAGCTGGCTCCTCTGCTTCCCATTTATTCATTCCTCTTTTACTGGTCTCTGTCTTGAGTAGTTTCTTTCTTGGTTTCTTTCAAATCAGGTTGTGCGCAGAAGAAGAGGGTGAATTTCTTGCTGTATATGTCAGTGTACTGCGCCCAGACTTATTGGGGTGGCGGAATCCCTGAAATAGCAAATCCTCTCCAATGGCCTCAGTTTCGCAAAAGACGACGTcaccctcctcctcttcttgttCCGCCACCAACGCAGCCGCCGCCATTCCCCGCCTAGCTGCTGCCCCCTCCCCCGCCCCCGCCACCGCCGCCGCCGTGCCGCAAGACTGGACTGCTGCCGTCACCGACGTCCCCCGCATTTCTTCCACCAATGCATCTGCTGCCAAGGGTACGCTTCCTAACATCTCTCTTCTCTCACTCCCACTCTCTTTTACGTTGCATAAATTAAATGCTCTCAATTGCATACaagtttaattacttatttcgTGCTATACTTATccaatcttttatatttttattacaaatttctaattttagtcCATCATTTGTTTTTACTAACTCGTTTTTAGTCTTTACACACAAAACTATATAGATCAAATGAGGAAATGAACACCTTAAGCAATTGAGCACCAACAAGTCATTGGACTGAGTGCTACTGGACTCGGTCGCCTTAAGTAAGGCGTCAGTAGAGCGCTGTGGATGTAAAGAACCCAAGGTGGCCAGTTAAATTCTCTTATGGAGATTAGTTGTCATTAAAGCCGGTGGATACtttgtaataataatagttaccccccaaaaaaaagagtaactgagcttataaaaaaaataaagacatggTTGACTTCATGTGTTATGTTGATGTGCGTATGGTGATAGTATGTGAAATGATTGTGTGCTTCTACGTATTTGTCGACGTATGCTTTGGTTCATGAAAATAatgtttcaaacaaaaaattgtaatttttttaattatagagTTAGGACCACTGCAAGAATATCTCTTGTCTGTTCCAGAACTTAATAAATTTTGGATGAGATATTGATCCTTGAGTAATGGGTGGTGTGAATTTGTCTAGAAAGCACTTTTTAGAACCAAAAAGTAAGAAGGAAGTCAAATTCtacatcctattttttttcaattttttatttgcaagTTCTTGAATGCAGGCTTTgcttgttttcatgttttttaatattagcTAACtgtgtttctatttttgttgtaaTGTTGCATAGGAGTCGTTGCTGCAATGCCAAGGGCACAGTCAAGCCACCCTTTGGATCCTTTATCTGCTGCTGAAATCTCTGTGGCTGTGGCAACTGTGCGGGCTGCTGGATCTACTCCTGAGGTTGTcaactatgattttttttaatgaagtgGATATACTTGTAGATTTGGAtggttttagaaaattaaatgagtTGAAGTAGTGATTACTTATGATATCTCTCCTCCCTCTGGTTGTATTATGTGTTACAGCTTAGAGATAGTATGCGCTTCATTGAAATAGTTTTACTGGAGCCAGATAAAAATGTTGTTGCACTGGCAGATGCATATTTCTTTCCACCTTTCCAACCATCATTACTTCCAAGAGCTAGAGGAGGACCTCTGATTCCAGCTAAACTCCCTCCAAGATGTGCCAGGCTTGTTGTTTACAGTAGGAAAACAAATGAGACTAGTATATGGATTGTTGAGTTGTCGCAAGTACATGCGGTAACTCGAGGTGGTCATCACCGAGGGAAAGTAATTTCATCACATGTTGTTCCTGATGTTCAGCCTCCAATGGTATGTTGGTCTCTTCTTTTGTGACTTCTGATTACCTTTCTAACCATTGTGTGATACTGctgtgtttttaaaataatttcacccCTTAATGTCAGTTCAATTGAAGGATATGCTGTATAAATGGAAGCAGAGTCTCTAATTTGTTGACTTGCTCTTTATGTGTTTATGAATGAGACAATGATAGTTTCATATAAGAATATTGAATAACAAATCAGATTCAAATATTAATGGGCAGTCTGTATTTTATGTATTTGCCTTTTCAACCCTACAAAGTAAATGGAGAAAATTGCATGTCACCCTTCACCATGAGTGGGAAATAATAATGATTGGTTTAGTATATTGGTAAAATCTAAACCTGAAATTGGATTCCCAAGCTTTGTTTTGAAAGATAATCAGAAATGTGGAGTTTTTTTAAGCTGCTGCAATCCTCAATTCCCTAATAATCTCTCTATCTTCAGGATGCTGAGGAATATGCAGAATGCGAGGCTGTTGTCAAAAGTTTTCCCCCATTTATAGAGGCTATGAAGAAAAGGGGTATTGAAGACATGGACCTTGTAATGGTTGATCCGTGGTAATTTTAGTTGGATGACCATTGTTGATATATCTCTTTTCTGTAGACATTGTTATTCTATCTCTTTGCATTTTCTTTATTGAGTCTTTATTCTGCATAACTCTGTTGCAGGTGTGTTGGTTATCACAGTGAAGCAGATGCTCCTGGGAAAAGACTTGCTAAACCACTCATATTTTGTCGATCCGAGAGTGACTGTCCTATGGAAAATGGCTATGCCCGACCTGTTGAGGGTATCTATGTTCTTGTTGATATGCAAAACATGGTGGTGTTAGAGTTTGAAGATCGTAAACTTGTTCCCCTCCCACCGGTTGATCCCTTGAGGAACTATACTCCTGGTGAAACCCGAGGTGGCTCTGATAGAAGTGATGTAAAACCCTTGCAAATTATTCAGCCTGAAGGTCCAAGCTTCCGTGTCAATGGGTATTTTGTTGAATGGCAGAAGGTAGATGTTAAGTTACTATATTGTTTATTTGTCATTGGAAATGTGCAAAGATATTTGATTCATTGTAACTACtagtcttttttctttctcttttaacaGTGGAATTTCCGTATTGGATTCACACCCAAAGAAGGTTTGGTTATATATTCTGTTGCATATGTTGATGGTAGTCATGGACGAAGGCCTGTTGCTCATAGGCTGAGTTTTGTGGAGATGGTTGTTCCCTATGGAGATCCAAATGATCCACATTACAGAAAAAATGCTTTTGATGCTGGGGAAGATGGATTGGGAAAAAATGCACATTCCCTCAAGAAGGTATTAGAATAATATTTGTTCTCTTGTATGCTTATCATTTGTCACCGTATTCTTTCTGATTGGATTCCTTTTTATCTGAGGTTAATGTTTGTTGTTACAgggatgtgattgtttgggataCATCAAGTATTTTGATGCTCACTTCACAAATTTCACTGGTGGGGTGGAAACAATTGAAAATTGTGTATGTTTGCATGAAGAGGATCATGGAATGCTCTGGAAACATCAAGACTGGAGAACTGGCTTAGCAGAAGTCCGAAGATCTAGAAGACTTACAGTTTCTTTCATATGTACTGTTGCCAACTATGAGTATGGATTTTTTTGGCATTTTTATCAGGCAAGTAGGGTATCACATCCTTTTAAGAGACAAATATGCTGACAATGACATTTTAAATCAATCTTAtgttaattattgtaaaattcaCAAATATCCAGTATCTTCCGACCCTTTGAATTATTATTAGACTCTGCATCTCTTTACTCTTTGAATAAGttagcttttacttttggttgaAGGAACCTTcagcatgattttttttttttttgtggatttTTCTTGAACTATttgaatatgatatttaaatCTGGAAAATGTGTTTTTCCAGGATGGAAGGATCGAAGCTGAAGTAAAGCTAACTGGAATTCTCAGCCTAGGAGCCTTACTGCCTGGAGAGTTTCGAAAATATGGAACCATGATTGCGCCTGGTCTATATGCACCAGTTCATCAGCACTTTTTTGTTGCTCGCATGGACATGTCTGTTGATTCTAAACCTGGTGAAGCTTTGAATCAGGTAATTTGCATTGAATTACTAAATGTGACTTTAATAGGTTATGCTTTATCTGTTTCTAtctctattaataaaaataattaagaattatttcTGTGGCATCCCTTAGTTCTAGTTTAGTGGTAGATGAATCAAATAAAGTGGTGATTGTAAATGTCCTGGTGGCAGTGAGTTTTTCTCCCGCagaaatattcatattttagttttcatcttataatttttacagtcaacttgaagtcttgaattaagtgcactatttttttcatttgattaatgaaaaccacctatttttctatttcttttttctttccatgtAATTTCAAGTTTTTGATTCAGGGCTGTATGCTATTACAATGTTGAAAAGTCCCTTGTCGTGATCTGCCTTGTGTATTCAGAAGCCAAATTTACCACTTTGTTACCTTAACACTCAAGTAACAGAATTGGCTACtttcatgatttgttttcaaGTTCAATTGTGAACAGCTTCCTCCTTCTCCAATAAACTATGTATGTAATTCTTTTCTAAGTGCACATTCTTACTCTCCCAAGATGTTTTATAGGTTGTGGAGGTCAATATGAAAGTCGAGGAACCAGGTGAGAAGAATGTTCACAATAATGCATTCTATGCTGAAGAGACTTTGCTCAGATCTGAATTGGAAGCCATGCGTGATTGCAATTCTTTGACTGCTCGGCATTGGGTTGTAAGTCTTTTGTGGGTTTTACCGCCAACTTCAAACTATTGGAGTtggtaattttgaattttgtcaaACTGTCGAATACTTATTTGCATTGCAATGATCAGACAAGAATCTgttatgcttttaaaaaaactgaaagcTTTCCCATGgaactttttttggtaatttcaAATAGGTGTCTTTTGTAACCTAGTGCTGAAAATTTTGTACTTGATTTTATCACCAGGAAAATACTTACAGTGGGTTGGTatcttgttttgaactttgctttAAACATACGCTTTGTATATTGTGTTAAACCATGATTCCAActgctttttttttactttttgagtTAATTCTTTGATGGAGACCTGCTAATGTTTTAATAATCCTTCAGGTAAGGAACACGAGAACATGCAATAGAACTGGACAGTTGACAGGCTATAAGCTGGTACCTGGCTCTAACTGCTTGCCATTGGCAGGCTCTGAAGCCAAGTTTTTAAGAAGAGCTGCTTTCTTGAAGCATAACTTTTGGGTAACAACATATTCACGTGATGAGTTGTTTCCTGGAGGAGAATTTCCTAATCAAAATCCACGTGTTGGTGAAGGACTAGCTACATGGGTTAAGCAGAACCGATCTTTGGAAGAAACTAATGTAGTTCTTTGGTAAACCTTCCCCCTcttttttcctcattctctgacTCATGCACCTACCTGACTTCATGAAATCGTTCTTCAGGGTTTATActtaatattttacaaaaaaatttattctaaattagTGATCTCTATTGAAGTAGTATATAAGTATGTAACTGCATCAAACAATAGCCCAttgagatttttatttattgtttcatTCAAATATTGTCAAAATAAGTTTCTTCAatgttcattttctttttccaattAACTATAATTTTTACCATGGTCATGCATTCACATTTTTTCCTCTCCAGACTAACTGTTGTGTTATCTTCAGGTATATATTTGGAATCACACACGTTCCTCGTTTGGAAGACTGGCCTGTTATGCCAGTAGAGCGCATTGGTTTTATGCTCACGGTAATTATTTGTTGATTTCTTCGTCGATTTTTCTTGAGTAGTTTGCTGTTTGCCTATCATTTTAGGTTACTTTATATGGTGGTTTGTTTCTCATGTCTTTTTAATGCTTGAACTCGAGGAGCTTTGAACAATACtagaatattaataaaaaaaattatttggtatTGTTGTTCTGTTCGATGTTCATTGGACAACATCTTTTCCATCAATTAactactgatttttttttccctttttggatGATTCGGCCTTATTACTTTGCTCATGTTACGTATTTAACGTCTGACTTATGAAGCTCCTTTCTTTGTGCAGCCTCATGGATTCTTCAACTGTTCCCCTGCAGTAGATGTTCCGCCAAATGCATGTGAAATGGATTCTAAAGATAATGACATTAAGGATAATGGTTCTTCGAAACCAATTCAGAGTGGGTTAACGGCAAAGCTTTAGGAACTTGACCCTCCAAAAGTTATGGCTCTGTGCTGCTGATATGGAGAAACATGAGTACTATTCTGATATATGTTGTTGAgctcattataattttgaatctaGAATATTAATAAAGCTATTGAAATAAATAGTGGTTTCGTTTTAAAGCTTGCCTGCTGGTAATATTCATTTGATTTACTTTGTACCCAGAATACTGGCTTCAAATTTGACTCAAGGAATTTAACCGGGAAATTCatattttcaagaaatttaaaatgattcataataaaatagattgtttggatagagtatttgaaagaaaatttaatttttggtatttttatgaatcatttttattgactaaaatagtgggatttcaaaatttctcaaaaaaatatagaatttgaaattcttttttcggaGATGCTCACTCTCTAACTCACGTTCTTGCTCGCGATTCTTTTTCGCTCAACACTTACAACTACGggtgaccaaagtttttacggtcgatatcgacataagttgtttttcactgacgttggttgagattttttttgtcagaatttttttgtatgatgtcaatCAAAGCTATTTTTTGTCGATATcggctaagattttttttagatgatgttggttagggttattttcttACTGACATCACTCATGGGAACTTTTTGCTAATGTCAGCAAAGGATTTTTTTGGTCCTTATTATTcaggttttttcagttgatgttgaccaatgatttttttggtcAACGTTGACTAGATTTTTTCTACTGACATTggtcatgactaacttttgagtaaATACTTGTTAGGGTTTTTTAGCTGACGTCGACTAGGTTTTTCCAGCCAACATCAGCAAAAGCTATTTTTAGTCAATATCGGTTAAGGTTATTTTTTAGTCGATGTTAGTTAGGGTGTTTTGGCtgatgtcaactagattttcttagccGATGTTGGTTAGAATTTTTTTGCTGATATCGACTAGGGTTTTCTGGCTAACATCAGCCAAAGCTATTTCTGAACCACATTAgctaggttttttggttgatgttggctaggattttttttgctAACATCAGCTAGGTATTTTTTACCAACATCCggcatgactatttttagttGACATTGACTAGGTTCTTACAGTCGACATCCACTAGAGTTTTTTCGATTGACAACGGtcagagctattttttagccaacatcagcTAAGACTATTTTATATCCGATGTTGGGTAGATTTTTTGTTCGACATTGGTCAGGGCTATTTTTTTAGCTAAC is a window encoding:
- the LOC100798722 gene encoding copper methylamine oxidase isoform X1 yields the protein MASVSQKTTSPSSSSCSATNAAAAIPRLAAAPSPAPATAAAVPQDWTAAVTDVPRISSTNASAAKGVVAAMPRAQSSHPLDPLSAAEISVAVATVRAAGSTPELRDSMRFIEIVLLEPDKNVVALADAYFFPPFQPSLLPRARGGPLIPAKLPPRCARLVVYSRKTNETSIWIVELSQVHAVTRGGHHRGKVISSHVVPDVQPPMDAEEYAECEAVVKSFPPFIEAMKKRGIEDMDLVMVDPWCVGYHSEADAPGKRLAKPLIFCRSESDCPMENGYARPVEGIYVLVDMQNMVVLEFEDRKLVPLPPVDPLRNYTPGETRGGSDRSDVKPLQIIQPEGPSFRVNGYFVEWQKWNFRIGFTPKEGLVIYSVAYVDGSHGRRPVAHRLSFVEMVVPYGDPNDPHYRKNAFDAGEDGLGKNAHSLKKGCDCLGYIKYFDAHFTNFTGGVETIENCVCLHEEDHGMLWKHQDWRTGLAEVRRSRRLTVSFICTVANYEYGFFWHFYQDGRIEAEVKLTGILSLGALLPGEFRKYGTMIAPGLYAPVHQHFFVARMDMSVDSKPGEALNQVVEVNMKVEEPGEKNVHNNAFYAEETLLRSELEAMRDCNSLTARHWVVRNTRTCNRTGQLTGYKLVPGSNCLPLAGSEAKFLRRAAFLKHNFWVTTYSRDELFPGGEFPNQNPRVGEGLATWVKQNRSLEETNVVLWYIFGITHVPRLEDWPVMPVERIGFMLTPHGFFNCSPAVDVPPNACEMDSKDNDIKDNGSSKPIQSGLTAKL
- the LOC100798722 gene encoding copper methylamine oxidase isoform X2 encodes the protein MGGVNLSRKHFLEPKRVVAAMPRAQSSHPLDPLSAAEISVAVATVRAAGSTPELRDSMRFIEIVLLEPDKNVVALADAYFFPPFQPSLLPRARGGPLIPAKLPPRCARLVVYSRKTNETSIWIVELSQVHAVTRGGHHRGKVISSHVVPDVQPPMDAEEYAECEAVVKSFPPFIEAMKKRGIEDMDLVMVDPWCVGYHSEADAPGKRLAKPLIFCRSESDCPMENGYARPVEGIYVLVDMQNMVVLEFEDRKLVPLPPVDPLRNYTPGETRGGSDRSDVKPLQIIQPEGPSFRVNGYFVEWQKWNFRIGFTPKEGLVIYSVAYVDGSHGRRPVAHRLSFVEMVVPYGDPNDPHYRKNAFDAGEDGLGKNAHSLKKGCDCLGYIKYFDAHFTNFTGGVETIENCVCLHEEDHGMLWKHQDWRTGLAEVRRSRRLTVSFICTVANYEYGFFWHFYQDGRIEAEVKLTGILSLGALLPGEFRKYGTMIAPGLYAPVHQHFFVARMDMSVDSKPGEALNQVVEVNMKVEEPGEKNVHNNAFYAEETLLRSELEAMRDCNSLTARHWVVRNTRTCNRTGQLTGYKLVPGSNCLPLAGSEAKFLRRAAFLKHNFWVTTYSRDELFPGGEFPNQNPRVGEGLATWVKQNRSLEETNVVLWYIFGITHVPRLEDWPVMPVERIGFMLTPHGFFNCSPAVDVPPNACEMDSKDNDIKDNGSSKPIQSGLTAKL